The Anopheles coluzzii chromosome 2, AcolN3, whole genome shotgun sequence genome window below encodes:
- the LOC120951157 gene encoding uncharacterized protein LOC120951157 gives MSLETVIEKVKARVAAVDPNGPRKVLGVFQFNIKTASGVEQYVIDLKQLKVEKGTTATPDVTVTLTVEDLIAVSARTLSVGDALTQGKLEIQGDATLAAKLAEVI, from the exons ATGTCGCTAGAAACTGTCATTGAGAAGGTGAAGGCTCGCGTGGCTGCCGTCGACCCGAACGGACCCCGGAAGGTGCTGGGAGTGTTCCAGTTCAACATCAAAACCGCATCCGGTGTCGAGCAATACG TGATCGATCTGAAGCAGCTGAAGGTGGAGAAGGGTACGACTGCCACTCCGGACGTGACCGTCACCCTGACCGTGGAGGACCTGATCGCGGTCAGTGCCCGCACACTGTCCGTTGGCGATGCGCTAACGCAGGGCAAGCTGGAGATCCAGGGCGATGCCACGCTAGCCGCCAAGCTGGCCGAAGTTATCTAA
- the LOC120952133 gene encoding solute carrier family 25 member 45: MNPVLCDFIAGSFGGACGLLVGHPMDTIKAWQQNSNYGMGSAMYNIIIRNNGLRGFYRGMYFPLLSNGALNSVVFAVYGSHLRYLQKHTRSDRLRKAYWRKHVFFAGSMAGLAQVFLACPIEVVKVRLQTLSFIGHPWACLKDIFRREGFSGIYRGITPMMFRDVLPYGVYMYVYEYMLEIEERLHRLSKERLTGVPVGGALQASLIATAGAVAGVASWMFIVPFDVVKTVMQAETDPTVHKSMMHCFRSMIKKHGWRSLFRGSLVIIARAAPVNSATFLGYEYCLEKCQHLLDEK, translated from the exons ATGAATCCGGTGCTGTGTGACTTCATTGCCGGTTCCTTCGGTG GTGCCTGCGGTCTGCTGGTGGGTCATCCGATGGACACAATTAAGGCATGGCAGCAGAACTCAAACTACGGCATGGGCAGCGCAATGTACAACATCATCATACGCAACAACGGT CTGCGAGGCTTCTACCGTGGAATGTACTTCCCGCTCCTTTCCAACGGTGCTCTCAACTCGGTCGTCTTTGCCGTCTACGGTTCCCATTTGCGCTATCTGCAGAAGCA CACTCGTTCGGATAGGCTGCGGAAGGCGTATTGGAGGAAGCATGTGTTTTTCGCCGGTTCTATGGCCGGTCTAGCGCAAGTGTTTCTGGCCTGCCCGATCGAAGTGGTGAAGGTGCGACTTCAGACACTATCCT TCATTGGACATCCCTGGGCCTGCCTGAAGGACATCTTCCGGCGCGAGGGCTTCTCGGGGATCTACCGCGGCATTACGCCGATGATGTTCCGGGACGTGCTGCCGTACGGTGTGTACATGTATGTGTACGAGTACATGCTAGAGATTGAGGAACGATTGCACCGGCTCAGCAAGGAGCGGCTTACTGGTGTCCCGGTCGGTGGCGCACTGCAGGCATCGTTGATCGCAACGGCCGGGGCCGTCGCCGGCGTTGCCTCGTGGATGTTTATCGTACCGTTCGACGTCGTTAAGACGGTAATGCAGGCAGAGACGGACCCGACCGTACACAAGAGCATGATGCACTGTTTCCGATCGATGATAAAG AAACATGGGTGGCGTTCGCTGTTCCGTGGCAGTTTGGTTATCATCGCCCGTGCTGCACCGGTCAATTCGGCCACCTTTCTCGGTTACGAGTACTGTTTGGAAAAGTGTCAACACCTTTTGGATGAAAAGTGA
- the LOC120951156 gene encoding uncharacterized protein LOC120951156 yields the protein MVLSISRHHTVVARRAAWSLMPLQLIVGGACVLLMLQDHHHRAVEATIPTIDNIVKILQSPVVQQLILPRPLVAADPTVVADEPSSGPSSMSMSMMMKDPVKPSQANDDAAAAAKMGTKDSKQTQNSARDKAVRTTFLIPRTRSLPGCPLCDASVYSYCDEKVYHDACCCGSINGAAPFGGPGGGGFGGFGGFGRQGFGGPGGFGGPGGGGGCGYQGCGFLYANSCYEHQLIVNCCCNSPY from the exons ATGGTGCTATCGATAAGCAGACACCACACCGTTGTTGCACGGCGCGCCGCATGGTCGTTGATGCCGCTGCAGCTGATAGTAGGCGGCGCCTGTGTACTGCTGATGCTTcaggatcatcatcatcgcgcgGTGGAGGCTACGATACCGACCATCGATAATATCG TAAAAATTCTACAATCACCCGTCGTACAGCAGTTGATTCTTCCGCGACCTTTGGTAGCGGCCGATCCGACCGTTGTTGCCGACGAACCGTCATCGGGACCGTCTTCGATGAGCATGAGCATGATGATGAAAGATCCCGTCAAACCATCGCAGGCAAATGAcgatgccgccgccgccgcaaaAATGGGTACGAAAGACAGCAAGCAGACGCAAAACAGTGCCCGGGATAAAGCAGTCCGGACGACGTTCCTGATACCACGCACCCGATCCTTGCCGGGCTGTCCACTGTGCGATGCGTCGGTGTATAGCTACTGCGACGAGAAGGTGTACCACGATGCGTGCTGCTGCGGTTCCATCAACGGTGCGGCCCCGTTCGGTGGACCCGGAGGCGGAGGTTTCGGAGGGTTCGGTGGCTTCGGTCGACAGGGGTTCGGTGGACCGGGTGGCTTTGGTGGTcctggcggcggtggtggctgCGGCTACCAAGGCTGTGGATTCCTTTACGCCAACTCCTGCTATGAACATCAGCTGATAGTGAACTGTTGCTGTAATTCGCCATACTAG
- the LOC120951159 gene encoding uncharacterized protein LOC120951159: MKCDAVIEKIKARVAAIDPNGPRKVLGVFQLNIEAADGVHEIVVDLKALKVSDGKAGSPDVVINLKDEDFIAVGTKQIPVKDAVAQGKVTMTGDQNLFQALVDAI; encoded by the exons ATGAAGTGCGACGCCGTGATCGAGAAAATTAAGGCCCGCGTTGCCGCCATCGACCCGAACGGACCCCGCAAGGTGCTCGGTGTGTTCCAGCTGAACATTGAGGCCGCCGACGGTGTGCATGAGATCG TCGTTGATCTGAAGGCTCTGAAGGTGTCGGACGGTAAGGCTGGCTCGCCCGATGTGGTGATCAACCTGAAGGATGAGGACTTCATCGCCGTCGGAACGAAGCAGATCCCGGTCAAGGATGCCGTCGCCCAGGGCAAGGTGACCATGACGGGCGACCAGAACCTCTTCCAGGCCCTGGTTGATGCGATCTAA